The genomic region TCGTCGATGAGGTACGTGGCGTCGGGGTTGGTCTCCAGCAGGGGACGCAGCTCGGTCAGCTCGGCAAGGCCCTCGTCCTCGCGGTCGAGGCGCAGCAGCAGGCCGCCGCGCACCGCGCGGGCGTACGCGTTCTCGTCGGGCTGTTCGGCGATGGCGCGGGTGGCCAGGGCGAGCGCGTCGGCCAGGTCGCCGGCCTGCTTCAGGATGTCCGCCGCGACAAGCAGCGCGTACCCGGTGTCGTCGGGGTCGGCGACCCGTCCCTCGTCGACGGCGCTTACCAGCTCGGCGGCAAGCGCGGCCGGATCGGGGCTCTCAAGGCCCAGGGCGCCGAGCTCTTCGATCCGGTCGGCGGTCAGCGGTTCGGACATGGGCGCATCCTGACGGCGGCGAACGGTGGGCGGGAAAGCGGCAAGCGTACCCCCGGGGAATGCCGGAGCCCGGGACGGCGGGCCGCCGCGGGCTCCGGTGCGCTCAGCGGGTCGCGGGCACGGGGGCCAACTCGGCGGCTAGCTCCGACTCGATGACCGTCGTGGTGGTCGGCCGGCGACCGGCCGACGCCCGCCGGGCGGACGGGACGGCGAGGGCCGCGAGCGCGGCGGCCAGGGCGATCGCCGTGAGGACGAGAAACCCGGTAGTGAAGCCGGCCTCCCGGGGAAGGCCGTTGGCCTGCGGGTTCGCGGTGATCACTCCGCTGATCACGGCGGCGCCGATCGCGCCGCCGATGGTACGGATGTTGGCGTTCATGCCGGTCGCCACGCCGGTCTGGCTGGCGGGCACGCTGGCGACGATCAGGTTGGCCATCGAGGCGAAGGCGAGGCCGATGCCGAGGCCCATGAGACCGCCGGCGATGGCGACCTGCCAGCGGGCGTCGTGCGCGAGGGTCAGCAGCGCCGCGGCGATCACGTTGAACGTGGCGCCGGTGGCGAGCTGCGCCTTGGCACTGAACACCGCCTGAAGGCGGCTGGCGACGAGCCCGGCGACGAACATCGCGACGAGCATCGGCAGCAGGAGCAGCCCTGACTGGCCGATGCTGGCGCCGAAGCCGTAGCCGGCCACTGTCGGGGTCTGCACGAACTGCGGCAGGAACGCGTACACGGAGAACATCGACGCGCCGTAGAGCAGGGCGACCAGGTTCGTGGTCCAGACGCCGGGCAGGCGCATCATCCGCATGTCGATGAGCGGGTTGGGTGAGCGGACCTCGGCGACAAGCCAGCCGACCAGCAGCACCACGGCGAGCGCCAGCAGGCCGAGCACCCAGGCGGAGGTCCAGCCCCACGCCCCGCCCTGGCTGATGGGCAGGAGCAGCGCGACAAGCCAGCCGGAGAGCAGCACGGTGGCGCGCCAGTCGATGCGGCCGGGGCTGCGCACCGGCGACGCGGGCACGAACAGGTAGGCGACCACGGCGGTCAAACCGACCACGACCATCGGGATCCAGAACAGCCAGCGGTAGCTCAGCGAGTTGACGATCGGTCCGGCGAGCACGATGCCGAGCCCACCACCGACGGCGACGATCGCCGAGATGGCGGCGACCGCGCTGGAGACCCGGGCGGCGGGGAACTCGTCGCGGATGATGCCGAACGACAGTGGGAAGACCGCGCCGCCGATGCCCTGCACGACCCGGGCGACGATCAGTACGCCGATGTTCGGCGCGACGGCGGCCACCAGACAGCCGAGGGCGAGCGCGGCGAGCGAGACGACGAGCATCCGCTCCTTGCCGACCATGTCGCCGACCCGTCCGAGGATGGGCGTGAAGATCGAGGCGGAGAGCAGATACGCGGTGAGGACCCAGGTCACTGTGTTCTGGGAGGTGTGCAGATCCTGCTGGATGGTCGGCAGCACCGGCGTGATCAGCGACTGGAGCATCGAGAAGAAACCGGCGCCAGCGGCGAGCACGGTGAAGGTGAGCCGACGCGAGCTGCGTCGGGAGGTTACTGCCACGAGAAGGGAGCTCCCCTGGTTGCATACGGAAGGAGGTTCTGGGCCTGCGGTCTGGTCGCGGGGCGGAGGTCGCGGGCCCGGGCGTTCGGGTGGCCAGACGGATCGGGCGGGCCCGGGGTAAGCTAAGCGGAGGCAAGCCTCCGGGATTACGGAGGGGTGCCTCCGATAAACTTAGTGGAGGGCTGCCTCCGGTTGCAATAGTGAGGTGACCCGCGTCATGTCCAGCGGCGGACCCATGCCCGAGGTCTTCGCACGGCGACCCAAACGGGCCGACGCGCGGCGGAACTACGACGCCCTGATCGCCGCCGCACGCGACGCGTTCGCCGAGAACGGCGCGACCGCCTCCCTGGAGGACGTGGCGCGGCGTGCCGGGGTGGGCATCGGCACGCTCTACCGCAACTTCCCGACCCGACAGCACCTCTTCGAGGCCGTCTACGTCGAGGAGGTCCGGGCGCTCAGCCGCTCCGCCGAGGACTTCGCCGAACTGCCCCCGTGGGACGCTTTCGTCGCGTGGCTGCACCGCTTCGTCGCGTACGCCGCCACCAAGCGGGCGCTCGCCGAGCAGTTGCTGCACGACTCGGAGATCTTCCGGACCTGCCGTACGGAGATCTACGCGGCCGGCGAGCCGTTGATGTGCCGCGCGCAGGCCGCCGGCGTGGTGCGCGACGACATCGGATTCGACGACGTGTTGCGGCTGATCAGCGGCCTCACCATGGCCCAGTTCCCCTCACCCGGGCAGCGAGACAGGGTGCTCGGCGTGGCTCTCGACGGGCTGCGTCCCCCGGCCCTGACCCGCTGACCGCTCAACGGTCGACGAGCAACAGCCATTCGTCGTCGAGCTCGTCGACGACAGTTCCCTCCGGCCAGCGGTGACCGCTGTCGACCACCGCTCGAGCCTGAGGTTCGTCCGCGGCTACGGCCACGGCATGCCAGCCACCAGCTGCGTCCGATATGGAGCGTGGTGGTTATGCCCGTTTGCGCCTCCGGCGGAACAACGGGTTACCCGCGCGTAACAAGCCATTGACGTTTCCGAATTGTTGCGGGCATCATCGTCGCACGGTCGACCGGACACCCCCACCCACCTGCCCGGTTCGCCGGGTGCCTCCACCCAGAGGTGCCACCATGCTGCTCCGAAAGACCGCCCTCGCCCTGACCCTCGCCACCGCCGCAGTCCTCGCCACCACCGCGCCGGCGGCAGCCGCCCCCGCAGCCGCCCCCACTTCCGCGCCAGCCGTGGCGGCGGCCAGAACCGTCATCGTGGTCGGCGGGCTCAGCGGCATCGCCGTCGCGTACGAGCCGATCGCCAACCGGCTGCGCGCCGACGGCTACCGGACCTTCGTCTACCAACTGCCCGGCCTCGGCTTCGGCGACATCCCGGCCTCCGCCCGCGCGTTCGCCGGCTACGTCGAGCAGGTACGCGCCAGCACCGGCGCGTCCACTGTGGACGTCGTCGCCCACTCCGAAGGCGGCCTGGTCAGCCGCTACTACCTCAAACGGCTCGGCGGCACCGCCACGATCGGCCGGTACGTCAGCCTCGGCACACCGCACTACGGCACGTACGTGGCGAACATCGTGGCGTTCCTCGGCCTCGGCAGCTGCGCCGGCGTCGTGGCCTGCCAGCAGATGAGCATCGGTTCGGCGTTCCTCGCCGACCTCAACGCCGGCGACGACACACCGGGCGCGGTGCGCTACACGACAATCCGCACCCTCCAGGACGAGCTGGTCCGTCCCACCGGCAACGCCGCCGTCAACGACGGGGCGACGAACGTGCTGATCCAGACGTACTGTCCGCTGCGGGTCGTGGGGCACCTCGGCCTGGTGCTCGACGGCACCGCGTACACAATCGTGCGTGGCGCCCTGGCCGACGGCCCGGTGCGACCCAACTGCCTTGCGGTCTGACCGGCGTGGGGTGGTCCCGCTCGGGACCACCCCACGCCGGTGACTGTGCTCAGCTCGCCTTGCTCAGCGCCTCGAACTCGTCGTCGGTGAGTTGCACCTCGGCCGCAGCCACGTTCTCCTCCAGGTGCGCCACCGAGGACGTACCGGGGATCGGCAGCATCACCGGCGAGCGGCGCAGCAGCCAGGCCAGCGCGAGCTGCGCGGGCGTCGCGCCGTGCTCGGTGGAGATGGCGTCCAGCGGGCCGCCCGGCCGGGCCAGCTCACCGGTGGCGATCGGGAACCACGGGATGAACGCGAGGTCGTTGCGCTCGCAGTGGTCCAGCACGTCCTCGGCGCTGCGGTTGACGAGGTTGTAGAGGTTCTGCACCGACACGATCTCAGTGATCGCGCGTGCCTGCTCGATCTGCTCCACGCTCACCTCGGACAGCCCGATGTGGCGGATCTTGCCCTCCTCGCGCAGCAACGCCAGCTCGCCCAACTGGTCGGCGAGCGGCACCTTCGCGTCGATCCGGTGCAGCTGATAGAGCGGGATGCTGTCCAGGCCGAGGTGGCGCAGGCTCAGCTCACACTGTTGGCGCAGGTACTCCGGGCGGCCCAGCGGGCGCCAGTCGCCGGGGCCGGAACGGCTCAGCCCGGCCTTCGTCGCAATGACAAGATCATCGGTGTACGGGTGCAGGGCCTCACGGATCAGCAACTCGGACACGAACGGCCCGTACGAGTCGGCGGTGTCGATGAACGTCACGCCCATCTCGACGGCCCGGCGCAGCACCCGTACCGCCTCGGCCGGGTCCTTCGGGTCGCCCCAGACACCCGGCCCGGTGAGCTGCATCGCCCCGTAGCCGAGCCGGTTGACAGTGACGTCGCCCCCGATCCGGTACGTGCCGGACGCCTTCGCCGGCTGCTTGCTCAGGTCGGTCGCCATACGCGGATCCCCAATCGTCTTGGTCGTGACCGGGACGAAACACCCGATCACCTACTGATCGTGCCCTGGGACCGGCTCGCCATGCGTCCGGCGCGTCGATTGTGCGCCGCGACACGGCAGTTGCGCCGAGCGGCCGGTACCGCCGTCGGTGACGTGCGACGCTGAGCGCGTGCCGGTACGGAGGGCTCGGGCAGCCCGACCGATGCGGGCCGGCGCGACGGCGGAGGGAGCACCATGGCGGGGGAGCCGCAGGTCGACTTCGCGCTCGACACGTACGAGTGCATCGTGATCTATCCCGGCGCGGCCGGCCGTGCCCTGCCCGCCGAGACGGTGCAGCGGTTGCAGGCCGAGCACGCCGAGCACATGCAGGCGTTGCAGCGGCGCGGCATCGTGCTGGTTGCCGGCTCGATCGACGGCACCACGAGCAATCCGGAACCCCCGATCGGATTCGGGCTGGCCCGCACCGGAAGCGTCGACGACGTACGCAGCGTGCTGGAGGCCGACCCGGCCGTGCAGGCCGGCCTCTACCGGATCGACGTGCTGACCTTCCTGTGCCCGGCCGGCTCGCTTGAGTTTCCGCTGGTCAAGACCGAGAGCTGACCGGCCGGTCCGGCGGCGGGTGTCGGGCGGACGACCGCGGGTGTGGTCCACCGGTGCTACGGTCGCGCCCACGGGGGGTCTGGTCCGGGCGTGCACTGGAGCCGTGGTCCGGGCGCTGGCGCGGGAGCACCCCCGAGTGGACACGCCGATGGAGGCGTACCATTCCGGGCGCGCGGTCGCCGATGCCCGTCGCCACAACGTTCCCGGTGCGGTTCCGCCCGCCGGCCCGACGCGCACCGCGCGTCGTTGGACAAAAGTTCCGCTGCCTGCAAGGGGTCGGCCCCGAGTCCGACCCGAAGGAGAGACTAGCCTGATGGGCGTGACACGCCGCGCGAAGATCGTCTGCACTCTTGGTCCCGCCACCTCGTCCCCGGAGCGCATCCGGGGTCTCGTCGAGGCCGGCATGAACGTGGCGAGGCTCAACTTCAGCCACGGCAGCCACGCCGACCACGAGGCGGTCTATCGACTGGTCCGGGAGGCGTCCGAGGCGGCCGGCAAGCCGGTGGCCGTCCTCGCCGACCTGCAAGGCCCCAAGATCCGCCTCGGCCGGTTCGCCGACGGCCCGCACGAGTGGCGCACCGGCGACTCCGTCGTGATCACCGGCGACGACATCGTCGGCAGCAAGGAGCGGGTTTCCTGCACGTACCGGAAGCTGCCGCAGGAGGTGCGTGCCGGCGACCGCCTGCTGATCGACGACGGCCGTGTGGCTGTCGAGGTCACCGACGTCACCGGCAACGACATCCGCTGCCTCGTCACCGAGGGTGGCCCGGTCTCCAACAACAAGGGCGTCTCGCTGCCCAACGTGGCGGTCAGCGTGCCAGCCATGTCGGACAAGGACGCCGAGGACCTGCGCTTCTCCCTGGGGCTCGGCGTCGACCTGGTGGCGCTCTCCTTCGTCCGCTCGGCCGAGGACATCAAGCTCGTACACGGCATCATGGCCGAGGAGGGCGTGTTCCGGCCCGTGCTGGCCAAGGTCGAGAAGCCGGAGGCCGTGGACAATCTCGAAGCCATCGTGCTGGCCTTCGACGGCGTCATGGTCGCCCGCGGTGACCTCGGCGTCGAGATGCCGCTGGACGAGGTGCCGCTGGTGCAGAAGCGCGCCGTGCAGCTGTGCCGGGAGAACGCCAAGCCGGTCATCGTGGCCACCCAGATGCTCGACTCCATGATCGAGAATTCCCGGCCCACCCGGGCGGAGGCCTCCGACGTGGCCAACGCCGTGCTCGACGGCGCGGACGCGGTGATGCTCTCCGGCGAGACGAGCGTCGGCAAATATCCGGTGCTGACCGTCAGCACAATGGCCAAGATCGTGACGACCACCGAGTCCGGCTCGATCGGGGTGCCCCGGTTGCAGCACGACCCGCGTACCCACGGCGGCGCGCTCACAGTGGCCGCCTCGTCGATCGCCCGGGCCATCAACGCCAAGGCGCTCGTCGCCTTCTCGCAGACTGGCGACACCGTCCGTCGGCTCTCCCGGCTGCACTGCGACCTGCCGCTGCTTGCCTTCACCCCGGTCCCCGAGGTGCGCGACCAGCTCGCATTGAGCTGGGGCGTCGAGACCTTCCTGATGCCGTTCGTGCAGCACACCGACGACATGTTCCGTCAGGTCGACCAGGCGCTGCTCGGCCTCAACCGGGCCAACCCCGGCGACTACGTGGTGATCGTCGCGGGCAGCCCGCCCGGCACCCCCGGCTCGACAAACACGCTGCGCGTCCACCAGCTCGGCTCGCTTGTCGACGCCGCGTCGGCGCGGGCTTTGCAGTGAGCGACGGCCGCGCCGCGGTCGGCCAGGCCGCCGTGGACCAGCTGCTGGAGGTGCTGGACCTCGACCCGACCGGGGAGATGACCTTCCGGGGGATGAGCCCTCCGGTCGGCCCCCAACGGGTGTACGGCGGCCAGGTGGCCGGTCAGGCGCTTGTCGCCGCCGGCCGCACTGTCGACCCGGAGCGGTTCGTGCACTCGCTGCACGGCTACTTCGTCCGCCCCGGCGACCCCGCCGAGCCGATCGAATACCAGGTGGAGAACATCCGCGACGGCCGGTCCTTCTCGGTCCGCCGCGCGGTAGCTCTCCAGCACGACAAGCCGATCTTCTTCATGTCGGCGTCCTTCCAGCGGGCCGAGGAAGGGCTGGACCACCAGGCCACCTCCCCGCTGGACGTGCCGGAGCCGCAGGACGTGCCGACGATGTCCGACCGGCTCGCCCGCTACCCGGAGCGTCTGGGCATCTGGGGTCAGATCCCGCGCCCGATCGATGTGCGGTACGTCGGCGAGCCCGGTTGGGTCCGTCCCGGCGACCGCCCGGCTGACCCGCACCAGCGGGTCTGGATGCGCGTCGACGGCAAACTGCCGGACGACCCGCTGCTGCACGCCTGCCTGCTCACCTACGCCTCGGACCTCACCCTGCTGGACTCGGTGCTGTCCATGCACGGCGAGGTGTGGGGGCCCGGCGGTGTGGTCGGCGCGAGCCTCGACCACGCGCTCTGGTTCCACAGGCCGTTCCGCGCCGACGAGTGGTTCCTCTACGACTGCTGGAGCCCGTCGGCGTCCGGCGCCCGCGGTCTGGCCACCGGCCGGATGTTCACCACCGACGGCAGGCAGATCGCCAGCGCCGTGCAGGAGGGTCTGCTGCGCCGCGTCGGCGCCTGACGTTCGCGGTCATCCCCGCCAGGTACGCCCCTGCACGCAGGCGGCGTCATGGCGGGGACGACCGCCGGGCGGAGTCACGTCTGGTGGATGGCCTCGCCGGCGATCTCGATCTGGACGGTCCGGCCGACCAGAACGCCGCCACTTTCCAGCGCGACATTCCAGAGCAGACCGTAGTCTTCCCTGTTGATTTCGGCGCTCGCGCTGAAGCCGAAGATGCTCTGCCCGTACGGGTCGCGGCGGGCGCCACCGAAATTCACCTGTAGGTCGACGGCTCGCGTGATTCCCTTCACCGTCAATTCGCCGCTGAGCACGAATCGACCGGGGTCCGTCTGCGGTGGCGGATTGTGACCTCGTCCTCGCCCACCGAAACGGTGGTTTCGCAGACGCGCCCAGTAGAAAATGGGGTCCTCAGTGGACTTCCACTGGATACCCGTGCTTCGATATTCGAGCGTCGGATAGTGCTCGACGTCGAGAAAGTCGGCACTCTTGAGGTGGGTGTCCCGGTCCTCGCTGCCGGTGGTGATGCTCGCCGTCTGGATGGTGGCGGTCACGCCCGACAGCAGCGGATCCTCGGCCACGGAGATCTCGGCGGTCGCCTCGGAGAACTCGCCGCGCACGGGGCTGACCATCATGTGGCGGGCCAGAAAACCGATCCTTTTGTGCGCCTGATCGAGGCGATAGGTGCCGGCGACCGGGATGGTCATGCCATCCCAGGTGCGTGTGGCGACATCGGTCATTGGTGGTGCCTTCCCCCCGAGGCTGAAAGAACCCGGGTGTTTATCAATGTGCTGCCCGAGCCCCCGTAAACGGTCAGACAGTCGTACCTCCACCCAGCATAGGGACGCGCCGAATCAGCTCCCCAGGCCCCCGAAGGCCGTCGATCATGACGTATCTCACGAATTTGTCGCGGAATCCGGCGCGGCCCCGATATATGTCGATGCCTGACCGATCGGCCGAGGGTCGCCCGGCCGGGCGGACGACCAGCGGGCTAACCTTGCCGGCATGCGTCTCTCCGCCCGGGTCGACTATGCCCTCCGCGCGGCCGCCGAGCTCGCCGCGACGGCCAGTGGCCCCGGGCGTGGCCGGCCGGTCACCGCCGACCAGATCGCCCGCGCCCAGGAGATTCCGCCGAAGTTCCTGGAGAGCATCCTGCTGCAGCTGCGCCGGGGCGGCATCGTGCACGCCCAGCGTGGCCCCGAGGGCGGCTACTGGCTGGCCCGCCCCGCCGAGGAGATCTCCCTCGCAGAGGTGATCCGGGTGATCGACGGGCCGCTCGCGCACGTCCGCGGGCAGCGCCCGGAACAACTCGGCTACCACGGTCCGGCCCGCGCCCTCCAGGAGGTCTGGATCGCGTTGCGGGCAAGCGAGCGGGAGATCCTGGAACTGGTGAGCGTCGCCGACGTGGCTGCCGGCACCCTGCCTCCCCGGGTCACCGAACTGGTTGCCGACCCCCGCGCCTGGATCTGACCCCGCTCCGCCGGTCCGGCCCGCCGTGCCGCTCGGCGGCGTCCCATCCACCGATCAGGCACTTGACCCAGGCTTCCCCGTGCCGCATTGTCGACCAAGTTGATAGGAGATACCGAAAAGCTAGGGGGCGCTCGTGCGCAAGCTGCTGGTCCTCGCTCTGGTCGGACTTGCCGCGCAGCTCGTCGATGGTTCGCTCGGCATGGCGTACGGGCTGACCTCGTCCACCCTGCTGCTGCTCGTCGGGGTTGCCCCCGCCGCCGCGTCCGCCTCGGTGCACCTGGCCGAGATCGGCACCACACTGGCCGCGGGCGTGGCGCACTGGCGGTTCGGCAACGTCGACTGGCGGGTGGTGACCCGCATCGCGCTTCCCGGCGCGATCGGCGCGTTCGCCGGTGCCACACTGCTCAGCTCGATCTCGACCGAGTCGGCCGCGCCGTGGATGGCCGGCATCCTCTTCACGCTCGGCGCGTTCCTCCTGGTCCGCTTCGCCAGGCCCCTGCGTACCGACCGGGTCGGTGGGCGACTGCGCGGGCGCTTCCTCGGCCCCCTCGGCCTGGTCGCCGGCTTCGTCGACGCCACCGGCGGCGGAGGCTGGGGTCCGGTGGCCACCCCGGCGCTGCTGGTCTCCGGCCGCATGGAGCCGCGCAAGGTCATCGGCTCGGTGGACACCGCCGAGTTCGTGGTGGCGGGCGCGGCGAGCGTCGGCTTCCTGATCGGGTTGGGCACCGAGGGGTTCCTGCTCCCCATCGTCGGCGCGTTGCTTGTCGGCGGCCTCATCGCCGCCCCGCTGGCTGCCTGGCTGGTGCGCATCGTCCCGGCGCAACTGCTCGGCGCGGCGGTCGGCGGCGTGATCGTCCTGACCAACGCCCGGACCCTGATCCGGGCCGCTGAGCTGGACGGCCCGGTCCCTCCCGTTCTCTACGTCCTCCTGGCGGCCGGCTGGGTGGCAGCGCTGGTCCTGGCCGTGCGGGCCCTGCGCCGCACCCGCCGAGACCAGGCCGCAGCCGCAGCCGCAGCCGCAGCCACTGTCGGGGTCTCCCCGGCCCCCGAGGTCGTTTCGGCCGGTCTCAGCAGCGCCGACACGCCAGCCGCCCACTGACCTCCAGCGGGGCCGGCAGTCTGCGGACCCCGGTGGTGGGCCGCCCGTCCGCTGAGCGGCGGTAGGCGCGGTCCTACGGCACGCCACCGCGGCTCCGGCTGAGCCGGGCGCATGTCAGTCGGAATTGCCGCGCGAGCGCGATACCTGAGGGCGCCTCGGCTCCGGCTGAGCCCGGCGCATGTCAGTCGGGGATTGCCGCACGATCGGTGATACCTGTGAGTCATCTTGATGACTCACAGGTATCACCTACCTGACGGGCTCGGCCGGTCAGGTGAGCAGGTCGTCGGCCGTCCCGGCCAGCAGCGCCCACGTCTCGTCGACGTGTCGTTCGACGGTCTGCGGCGAGCCGACCGCGAGCCGCAGGGTGTACCGGCCGTCCACCCGCGTGTGGGTCAGGTGCGCCCGTCCGGTGCCGTTCACCCGTGCCAGCAGGTCGGCGTTTGCGTCGTCGTCGGCGCGCAGCCGGAAGCAGACGAGCGAGAACGGGTGCGCCGCTGCCAACTCGAACCTGTCGTCGGAGCGGACCCGGTCGGCGAACCGGGCGGCCAGCGCCACCCCGGACCGGATGTGCGCGCGCAGCCCTTCGACGCCGTACCAGCGCAGCACGAACCACAGCTTCAACGCCCGGAAACGGCGGCCCAGCGGGACCTGCCAGTCCCGGTAGTCGATCACCGCACCGGAATCGGAGGCCGCGTTGCGCAGGAACTCCGGCAGTACGGTCAGCGCCTCGATCAACTCAACCCGGTCGGCCACCCAGAACGCGTCGCAGTCGAAGCCGGTGAGCAGCCATTTGTGCGGGTCGAAGCAGTACGAGTCGGCGTACTCCAGTCCGGCGTGCGACAAGCGCAGCTCGGGGCAGACGGCGGCGGCCCCCGCGTAGGCGGCGTCCACGTGCAGCCAGATCCCGTACTCGGCGCAGATCGCCCCGATCTCGGGCAGCGGGTCGACGGCGGTGGTGGAGGTGGTGCCGATGGTGGCGACCACGATGGTGGGTACGTCCCCGGCGGCCAGGTCGGCCTGGATCGCGGCCCGCAGCGCGTCCGGTAGCAGTGCCTGCGTTGCCGGGTCCACAGCGATCGACCGGATCCCGTCGGTGCCCAGACCGGCGATGCGTGCGGCTTTCTCGATCGAGGAGTGCCCGTGCACTGACGTGTACGCGCGGTAGCGCCGGTCGACGCCGACGTCGCGCCACCGACCTCCGCTGGCCCGGTGCAGCGCTGCGAGGGTGGCGACAAGGGTCGCCGAGGAGGCCGAGTCCTGTATGACGCCGCCGCCGGTGCCGGTGCCGGTGCCGGTCGAGCGGAACCGCTGGGGGAGATCCAGCAGTTGGGCCAGCCAGTCCATCAGGCATCGGTTGCCGAGGGCAAGACCGTAGGTCGGAGCGGCCGGCACAGGTCGTGATGGCCATCGATATTGCGGACCGGAAAGCGCTTGCCCTACGATGCGCCTTGAGCCGGATCCGCGCATTCCCCAGGGCGTCCCACCCGATCAGATCGCCGTCCGTCGCCGTCGTGACGGGTCGTCCACCGTGCTTCCCGGGCAGGGCCGGTGGACCTACAGCGGTCATCACCGGATCTCCGGAGGCAGTTCATGCACCCGTCCAAACAACGGCTGATCCTGCTGGCCGCCACAACGGCGACAGCGGTCGTGGCCGGCAGTGTCGGGGCGGTCGTCGCCTCGGCCGCCGCCGCCGGCTGCCGGGTCGACTACCAGGTCACCAACCAGTGGCAGGGCGGCTTCGGCGCCAACGTCACCGTCACCAATCTCGGCGACCCGGTCAACGGCTGGGCTCTGACCTGGTCGTACGCCGCCGGGCAGCAGGTCACGCAGGCGTGGAGCGCCGCTGTCACCCAGTCGGGCGCGCAGGTCACCGCGCGCAACGTCGACTACAACGGCGCGATCGCCACCAACGGCACCGCCTCGTTCGGCTTCAACGGCTCGTGGACCAGCAGCAATCCGGTGCCGACCAGCTTCGCGCTCAACGGTGTCACCTGCACCGGCGCGCCGGCCACCGATGGCCCGACGACGCCGCCACCCACCACTCCGCCACCGACGACCCCACCGCCGACCACTCCGCCACCGACGACGCCGCCACCGACGACCCCGCCGCCGACCTCAGGCGTACTTCAGATGGAGAACCTGGACCGAGGGCTCGTCAGCGTCCGATCCGGCAGCGGCAACCTGGTCTCCTGGCGGCTGCTCGGCACCGAGACCTCGGGCGTGGCGTTCAACCTCTACCGGGGCTCGACCCGGGTCAACTCCAGCCCGATCACCGGCGCCACCAACTACCTCGACAACGGCGCGGCGGCCGGCTCGACGTACACGGTGCGGGCCGTGGTGGGCGGCGCCGAGCAGGCGGCGTCGGCACCCGCGCTCCAGTACGGCGACGGTTACCTGGACGTGCCGTTGCAGGTCCCCGCCGGGGGCACCACCCCCAGTGGGGAGAGCTACACCTACAGCGCCAACGACGCCTCCGTCGGCGACCTCAACGGTGACGGCAGCTACGAGATCGTGCTGAAGTGGGATCCGTCCAACGCCAAGGACAACTCCCAGTCTGGCTACACCGGCAACGTCTACGTCGACGCGTACACCCTCACCGGCACCCGGTTGTGGCGCATCGACCTGGGCCGCAACATCCGGGCCGGCGCGCACTACACCCAGTTCCAGGTGTACGACTACGACGGTGACGGCCGCGCAGAGGTGGCAATGAAGACCGCCGACGGCACCCGGTCCGGCACCGGTCAGCTCATCGGTTCGTCGTCTGCGGACTACCGCAACTCCAGCGGCTACGTGCTCTCCGGCCCGGAGTACCTGACCATGTTCAACGGCCAGACCGGCGCGATCCTGTCCACCGTCAACTACGACCCGCCGCGCGGCACCGTGTCGTCCTGGGGCGACTCGTACGGCAACCGCGTCGACCGGTTCCTCGCCGGCACCGCCTATCTGGACGGGCAGCGCCCCTCGCTGATCATGGCGCGGGGCTACTACACCCGTGCGGTCATCGCGGCCTGGGACTTCCGCAACGGCACGCTGACCAAGCGCTGGACGTTCGACTCGAACTCCTCGGGCAACGGCGCCGCCGCCGGTCAGGGCAACCACCAGCTCTCGGTCGCCGATGTCGACGGGG from Micromonospora profundi harbors:
- a CDS encoding MFS transporter; its protein translation is MAVTSRRSSRRLTFTVLAAGAGFFSMLQSLITPVLPTIQQDLHTSQNTVTWVLTAYLLSASIFTPILGRVGDMVGKERMLVVSLAALALGCLVAAVAPNIGVLIVARVVQGIGGAVFPLSFGIIRDEFPAARVSSAVAAISAIVAVGGGLGIVLAGPIVNSLSYRWLFWIPMVVVGLTAVVAYLFVPASPVRSPGRIDWRATVLLSGWLVALLLPISQGGAWGWTSAWVLGLLALAVVLLVGWLVAEVRSPNPLIDMRMMRLPGVWTTNLVALLYGASMFSVYAFLPQFVQTPTVAGYGFGASIGQSGLLLLPMLVAMFVAGLVASRLQAVFSAKAQLATGATFNVIAAALLTLAHDARWQVAIAGGLMGLGIGLAFASMANLIVASVPASQTGVATGMNANIRTIGGAIGAAVISGVITANPQANGLPREAGFTTGFLVLTAIALAAALAALAVPSARRASAGRRPTTTTVIESELAAELAPVPATR
- a CDS encoding TetR/AcrR family transcriptional regulator, producing the protein MSSGGPMPEVFARRPKRADARRNYDALIAAARDAFAENGATASLEDVARRAGVGIGTLYRNFPTRQHLFEAVYVEEVRALSRSAEDFAELPPWDAFVAWLHRFVAYAATKRALAEQLLHDSEIFRTCRTEIYAAGEPLMCRAQAAGVVRDDIGFDDVLRLISGLTMAQFPSPGQRDRVLGVALDGLRPPALTR
- a CDS encoding esterase/lipase family protein translates to MLLRKTALALTLATAAVLATTAPAAAAPAAAPTSAPAVAAARTVIVVGGLSGIAVAYEPIANRLRADGYRTFVYQLPGLGFGDIPASARAFAGYVEQVRASTGASTVDVVAHSEGGLVSRYYLKRLGGTATIGRYVSLGTPHYGTYVANIVAFLGLGSCAGVVACQQMSIGSAFLADLNAGDDTPGAVRYTTIRTLQDELVRPTGNAAVNDGATNVLIQTYCPLRVVGHLGLVLDGTAYTIVRGALADGPVRPNCLAV
- a CDS encoding aldo/keto reductase, whose protein sequence is MATDLSKQPAKASGTYRIGGDVTVNRLGYGAMQLTGPGVWGDPKDPAEAVRVLRRAVEMGVTFIDTADSYGPFVSELLIREALHPYTDDLVIATKAGLSRSGPGDWRPLGRPEYLRQQCELSLRHLGLDSIPLYQLHRIDAKVPLADQLGELALLREEGKIRHIGLSEVSVEQIEQARAITEIVSVQNLYNLVNRSAEDVLDHCERNDLAFIPWFPIATGELARPGGPLDAISTEHGATPAQLALAWLLRRSPVMLPIPGTSSVAHLEENVAAAEVQLTDDEFEALSKAS
- a CDS encoding YciI family protein, which codes for MAGEPQVDFALDTYECIVIYPGAAGRALPAETVQRLQAEHAEHMQALQRRGIVLVAGSIDGTTSNPEPPIGFGLARTGSVDDVRSVLEADPAVQAGLYRIDVLTFLCPAGSLEFPLVKTES
- the pyk gene encoding pyruvate kinase — its product is MGVTRRAKIVCTLGPATSSPERIRGLVEAGMNVARLNFSHGSHADHEAVYRLVREASEAAGKPVAVLADLQGPKIRLGRFADGPHEWRTGDSVVITGDDIVGSKERVSCTYRKLPQEVRAGDRLLIDDGRVAVEVTDVTGNDIRCLVTEGGPVSNNKGVSLPNVAVSVPAMSDKDAEDLRFSLGLGVDLVALSFVRSAEDIKLVHGIMAEEGVFRPVLAKVEKPEAVDNLEAIVLAFDGVMVARGDLGVEMPLDEVPLVQKRAVQLCRENAKPVIVATQMLDSMIENSRPTRAEASDVANAVLDGADAVMLSGETSVGKYPVLTVSTMAKIVTTTESGSIGVPRLQHDPRTHGGALTVAASSIARAINAKALVAFSQTGDTVRRLSRLHCDLPLLAFTPVPEVRDQLALSWGVETFLMPFVQHTDDMFRQVDQALLGLNRANPGDYVVIVAGSPPGTPGSTNTLRVHQLGSLVDAASARALQ
- a CDS encoding acyl-CoA thioesterase, which encodes MSDGRAAVGQAAVDQLLEVLDLDPTGEMTFRGMSPPVGPQRVYGGQVAGQALVAAGRTVDPERFVHSLHGYFVRPGDPAEPIEYQVENIRDGRSFSVRRAVALQHDKPIFFMSASFQRAEEGLDHQATSPLDVPEPQDVPTMSDRLARYPERLGIWGQIPRPIDVRYVGEPGWVRPGDRPADPHQRVWMRVDGKLPDDPLLHACLLTYASDLTLLDSVLSMHGEVWGPGGVVGASLDHALWFHRPFRADEWFLYDCWSPSASGARGLATGRMFTTDGRQIASAVQEGLLRRVGA